The following coding sequences are from one Pelagovum sp. HNIBRBA483 window:
- a CDS encoding RNA degradosome polyphosphate kinase, whose product MTLTDFLGSPFPEPLEVEDDLSGPERFFNRELSWLGFNWRVLEEAENQRVPLLERLRFLSISATNLDEFYTVRVAGLRELAKSGSSTAHLDGRTPVEQLSLINQNARALMARQQSVFAELKDLLADEAISVLGRDDLDKSDLAYLEDVFLNSVFPVLSPLAVDPAHPFPFIPNEGFALALQLKREGDNRSLRALLPVPHQIDRFIRLAGEGSGRFVPLEEVLLIYLKQLFPGYQMKGFCAFRVLRDSDLEVEDEAEDLVREFEVALKRRRRGEVVRMELSSDAPSSLRQMIMDELHVTEDEVIEVEGPIGLGSLKELVLDERGDLLWPAYTPRVPERVQDHDGNMFAAIRQKDMLLHHPYETFDMVVRFLKQAAQDPNVVAIKQTLYRTSRNSPIVEALCEAAEEGKSVTALVELKARFDEAANIRQSRRLERAGAHVVYGFLNYKTHAKISTVVRREGDSLVTYTHFGTGNYHPITARVYTDLSLFTCDAKLGRDATKVFNYLSGYAQPAILENLAIAPLNLKSKLLEMIQAEVQLARAGKPAAIWAKMNSLIEEDVIDALYDASQAGVKISLVVRGICGLRPGIRGLSENIRVKSIIGRFLEHSRIVCFGNGAGLPSSKARVFISSADWMDRNLNRRVESLVEITNPTVKAQIVSQVMAANLHDVAQSWLMAADGSFRREQIEEGAFAFNCHRFFMENPSLSGRGSAGAADVPKLTHTDD is encoded by the coding sequence ATGACGCTGACCGATTTCCTTGGCTCCCCTTTTCCAGAGCCGCTTGAAGTGGAAGACGACCTGTCTGGCCCCGAGCGGTTCTTCAACAGAGAGCTAAGCTGGCTGGGCTTCAACTGGCGGGTTTTGGAAGAGGCTGAAAACCAGCGTGTCCCTCTGCTCGAACGGCTTCGTTTCCTGTCAATCTCGGCAACCAATCTTGACGAATTTTACACTGTCCGCGTGGCGGGTCTGCGTGAGTTGGCAAAATCTGGCAGTTCGACCGCGCATCTTGACGGACGCACCCCAGTCGAACAACTCTCACTGATCAACCAGAACGCACGCGCGCTCATGGCACGGCAACAATCAGTGTTTGCCGAACTCAAAGACCTGCTCGCTGATGAAGCAATCTCCGTTCTTGGGCGCGATGATCTTGATAAGAGCGATCTGGCCTATCTGGAAGATGTGTTCCTAAACAGCGTCTTCCCTGTTCTCTCCCCCTTAGCGGTTGATCCCGCGCACCCGTTCCCGTTCATCCCCAATGAGGGCTTCGCGCTGGCCTTGCAGCTCAAGCGTGAAGGAGACAACCGCTCATTACGCGCGTTGCTGCCGGTCCCGCATCAGATTGATCGCTTTATCCGGCTTGCTGGCGAGGGCTCCGGGAGATTCGTGCCGCTCGAAGAGGTTCTGCTGATATATCTCAAGCAGCTATTCCCGGGTTATCAAATGAAAGGCTTCTGCGCTTTCAGAGTCCTCCGCGACAGTGACCTCGAGGTCGAAGACGAAGCAGAAGACCTGGTGCGCGAATTCGAAGTTGCCCTGAAGCGTCGCCGCCGTGGCGAAGTGGTGCGCATGGAGCTGTCATCAGATGCCCCGTCATCTTTGCGGCAGATGATTATGGACGAACTGCACGTCACCGAAGACGAAGTCATTGAGGTTGAAGGGCCGATCGGGCTCGGCAGCCTGAAAGAACTCGTCCTTGATGAACGTGGTGACTTGCTATGGCCCGCATACACCCCGCGGGTGCCTGAGAGGGTCCAGGATCACGACGGCAACATGTTTGCGGCGATCCGGCAAAAAGACATGCTCCTCCACCACCCCTACGAAACGTTCGATATGGTCGTCCGCTTCCTTAAGCAGGCGGCACAAGACCCGAACGTTGTTGCCATCAAGCAAACACTTTACCGCACATCCCGCAATTCACCAATTGTCGAGGCGCTCTGCGAAGCGGCAGAGGAAGGGAAGTCTGTCACTGCGCTGGTCGAGCTCAAGGCACGCTTTGATGAGGCTGCGAATATTCGCCAGTCTCGCCGGCTCGAACGGGCGGGTGCGCACGTTGTCTATGGTTTTCTGAATTACAAAACCCATGCGAAAATCAGCACGGTTGTGCGCAGGGAAGGTGACAGTCTTGTCACTTACACCCACTTCGGAACAGGCAACTATCACCCCATCACAGCAAGGGTCTATACAGACCTCAGCCTATTCACCTGCGACGCCAAACTGGGGCGAGATGCAACAAAGGTCTTCAATTACCTTTCTGGCTACGCCCAGCCCGCAATCTTGGAAAACCTTGCCATAGCGCCGCTCAACCTCAAGAGCAAACTACTCGAGATGATCCAAGCGGAGGTCCAGCTTGCCCGCGCGGGAAAGCCTGCGGCCATTTGGGCGAAAATGAACAGCCTGATCGAGGAGGACGTGATTGACGCTCTCTACGATGCAAGTCAGGCAGGGGTAAAGATCAGCCTTGTCGTCCGTGGCATCTGTGGCCTTCGCCCCGGCATCAGAGGCCTGTCCGAGAACATTCGCGTCAAATCGATCATCGGGCGTTTCCTCGAGCACTCGCGCATCGTCTGCTTCGGAAATGGCGCAGGTCTTCCCTCCTCAAAGGCTCGTGTATTTATCTCCTCGGCGGATTGGATGGACCGGAACCTCAACCGTCGCGTTGAAAGCCTCGTCGAGATCACCAACCCGACCGTCAAAGCGCAAATCGTCAGCCAAGTCATGGCGGCCAATTTGCATGACGTTGCACAAAGTTGGCTGATGGCCGCCGATGGCAGTTTCAGACGAGAACAGATCGAAGAAGGTGCTTTCGCATTCAACTGTCACCGGTTCTTCATGGAAAATCCGTCGCTTTCGGGGCGCGGGTCCGCGGGTGCGGCGGACGTTCCAAAGTTGACCCACACGGACGATTGA
- a CDS encoding Ldh family oxidoreductase, with the protein MKVQVSEIKEKSKAALVARGAGEFQADEVAKAVARAEALGNVICGLYYLESYCIQLTSGRVNGTVAPVISRPKPGAVTADARLGFAQPAFARGLPEAVAAARECGVATLAVAHSHTCTSLGYFTEQIAAEGLIGIGFTNASPIVAPPGGNKAVIGTNPFAMTVPGDGKPLMHFDFSTSAVALGKITMAKAAGQKIPLGWAVDADGIPTDDPESALKGALVSAGGYKGWGLGLMVEMLAAGLTGSVNSLDVKGLKLADGPPHDLGQFYILIDPGTHADTLAERFKRVADAVAEQENARIPGASRREMTEIDVPDALWSQVLTLAGSA; encoded by the coding sequence ATGAAGGTTCAAGTTTCTGAAATAAAAGAGAAATCCAAGGCCGCCCTTGTGGCGCGCGGGGCAGGGGAATTTCAGGCTGACGAGGTCGCGAAAGCCGTTGCGCGGGCCGAGGCACTGGGGAATGTGATCTGCGGTCTTTACTATTTGGAAAGCTATTGCATCCAGCTGACCTCCGGTCGGGTGAACGGCACGGTTGCGCCGGTCATTTCGCGCCCTAAACCGGGCGCTGTGACAGCGGATGCGCGCCTTGGTTTTGCGCAGCCTGCGTTCGCCCGTGGTCTGCCGGAAGCGGTGGCGGCGGCGCGGGAGTGTGGTGTCGCAACTTTGGCGGTGGCGCATTCCCATACATGCACAAGCTTGGGCTATTTCACCGAACAGATCGCTGCTGAAGGTCTTATCGGGATCGGGTTTACAAATGCTTCGCCGATCGTGGCACCGCCGGGGGGCAATAAGGCTGTGATCGGCACGAACCCGTTTGCAATGACCGTTCCAGGTGATGGTAAGCCGCTGATGCATTTCGATTTTTCGACCTCTGCGGTGGCGCTGGGCAAGATCACCATGGCCAAGGCGGCAGGGCAAAAAATCCCGCTGGGATGGGCCGTGGATGCAGATGGAATCCCGACCGACGACCCCGAATCAGCCCTTAAAGGCGCATTGGTGAGTGCGGGTGGCTACAAGGGCTGGGGGTTGGGCCTTATGGTCGAGATGCTGGCCGCTGGCCTGACCGGATCGGTAAACTCGTTAGATGTCAAAGGCTTGAAACTGGCCGATGGCCCGCCGCATGATTTGGGGCAGTTCTACATCTTGATTGACCCCGGCACCCATGCCGACACGTTGGCAGAACGGTTCAAACGGGTGGCCGATGCGGTGGCGGAACAGGAAAATGCAAGGATTCCAGGGGCTTCGAGGCGTGAAATGACAGAGATCGACGTGCCGGATGCGCTTTGGAGCCAAGTGTTAACGCTCGCCGGTTCGGCCTGA
- a CDS encoding DnaA/Hda family protein gives MSKQLIFDLPRQVSLVHDDYFVSEANAHAYALVMAPDDWPNGKLALHGSKGSGKTHLARVFAQETGAEILSAAAITPSTLLSEASHLVIEDLEELPHQSEEALFHIHNDLSHRNGRLLLTAATPPSQWAVKLPDLASRLQATSSVSITDPDDQLLSAVLMKLFEDRQISVDIRLVSFLAHRIERSFEAAQKIVAELDSEALARKRKINRALAAELLDQRSDQLP, from the coding sequence ATGTCCAAGCAATTGATCTTTGACCTGCCCCGCCAGGTTTCATTGGTGCATGACGATTATTTCGTCTCAGAAGCCAATGCCCATGCCTATGCGCTTGTCATGGCGCCAGATGACTGGCCAAATGGGAAACTCGCGCTTCATGGCTCCAAAGGTTCTGGTAAGACCCACCTGGCCCGTGTCTTCGCCCAAGAAACCGGCGCAGAGATCCTCTCCGCCGCCGCGATAACACCATCTACTCTTCTGTCAGAGGCCAGCCATCTTGTGATCGAAGATTTGGAAGAGCTTCCCCACCAGTCTGAAGAAGCGCTTTTCCACATCCACAACGATCTGTCACATAGGAACGGCCGGCTGCTACTGACTGCGGCAACCCCACCAAGTCAGTGGGCGGTAAAACTGCCCGACCTCGCCAGCCGCTTGCAAGCCACCTCCAGCGTCTCAATCACAGATCCGGACGATCAGCTCCTCAGCGCCGTTCTGATGAAGCTTTTCGAGGATCGACAGATAAGCGTCGATATTCGTCTTGTCTCGTTCTTGGCGCATCGGATTGAGCGCTCCTTCGAAGCAGCGCAGAAAATCGTCGCAGAACTTGATAGCGAAGCTCTTGCAAGAAAACGCAAAATCAACCGTGCTTTGGCCGCCGAGCTTCTGGACCAGCGTAGCGATCAACTGCCATAA
- a CDS encoding AI-2E family transporter, with protein MALPVRDQVKYWGIAVAVFFVVLWLLGDVLLPFILGGAIAYVLDPIADRLERLGLNRILSVAVIALVATIAFVLLVLLVIPTLIQQAAALIDAAPSYIATIQTWLTERFPELVDSESTIRKQLTAIGEMVQSKGGQLFNGVLTSALSLINLIILLVVVPVVAFYLLLDWDNMVARIDELLPRDHAPIIRQIAGDIDTTLASFIRGQGTVCLSLGIYYALGLMLVGLNFGLVVGFIAGLITFIPYVGALVGGVLAVGLALFQFWGDWGWIAAVAGIFAFGQFLEGNILTPKLVGGSVGLHPVWLLFALSVFGTLFGFVGMLVAVPIAAILGVIARFAIAQYKTGRLYTGFAGKNKD; from the coding sequence ATGGCGCTACCTGTCCGCGATCAAGTCAAATACTGGGGGATTGCTGTCGCAGTCTTTTTTGTCGTGCTTTGGCTGCTTGGCGACGTCCTTTTACCATTCATCCTTGGCGGGGCAATCGCCTACGTTCTCGACCCTATTGCCGACAGATTGGAACGCCTCGGATTAAACCGTATCCTATCGGTTGCCGTGATTGCTCTCGTCGCGACAATTGCATTTGTGCTCTTGGTACTGCTCGTCATCCCCACTCTGATCCAGCAAGCAGCAGCGCTGATTGACGCGGCACCAAGTTACATCGCCACTATTCAAACATGGCTGACCGAGCGTTTTCCGGAACTTGTGGATTCCGAAAGCACCATTCGCAAACAACTCACCGCTATCGGTGAAATGGTGCAATCCAAGGGTGGCCAACTTTTCAACGGGGTGCTGACATCGGCACTGAGCCTGATCAACTTGATTATTCTCCTCGTTGTCGTGCCGGTTGTTGCCTTCTACCTTTTGCTCGATTGGGACAACATGGTGGCACGCATCGACGAACTTCTGCCCCGCGACCATGCACCCATCATTCGCCAAATCGCTGGAGACATAGACACCACCCTCGCCTCCTTCATTCGCGGCCAAGGTACCGTGTGCCTGTCACTTGGGATTTATTATGCCCTTGGCCTCATGCTGGTCGGGCTCAATTTCGGCCTTGTTGTTGGGTTCATCGCGGGACTAATCACCTTTATACCCTATGTCGGCGCGCTGGTCGGTGGCGTACTCGCAGTTGGTCTGGCACTGTTCCAATTCTGGGGTGATTGGGGTTGGATCGCCGCCGTAGCTGGGATCTTTGCCTTCGGCCAGTTTCTCGAAGGGAACATCCTGACACCCAAGCTGGTCGGCGGCTCGGTCGGATTGCACCCTGTCTGGCTTCTCTTTGCGCTATCGGTCTTCGGCACTTTGTTCGGGTTTGTGGGCATGTTGGTAGCTGTTCCAATCGCCGCGATTTTAGGCGTCATCGCCCGTTTTGCCATCGCGCAGTACAAAACCGGTCGCCTGTACACAGGATTTGCCGGAAAGAACAAAGACTAA
- a CDS encoding Ppx/GppA family phosphatase, whose amino-acid sequence MPEQHLSELREDKMTTTEDAEWGPFGRPIFDNPQARALSRVGVLDVGSNSVRLVVFDGAARSPAYFYNEKIMCALGAGLSETGKLNPEGKERAISAIRRFAALARGMGILPLTAVATAAVREADDGAEFRAQVERETGVRLWVVDGQEEARLSAQGVLLGWPGSYGLVCDIGGSSMELANLADGNVGHRLTSPLGPLKLRDIPGGKRGLKDHIKRIIKDLHQQMDHETGKRLFLVGGSWRAIARIDMERRGYPLTVLHEYRMTAREISKTADYIWSANLEDLRGRCGISSERMALVPIAVQILKQLIALFKPKDITVSSYGIREGMLYEQMPPDLRERDPLIEACRFAESKDARLPGFGKVLYDFVIPLFPNADWQQKRVIKAACLLHDVSWRAHPDYREEVAFDNATRANLGGLKHAERVFLGLSLMHRYTNKLKSTRFDHLLDMISKESQKDAEVLGKAMRLGAMLWLQSDDLPAKIRWKPRKRHLKLTLSSDAEPLFGEVAQSRFDALAVALDATGETVISEAL is encoded by the coding sequence ATGCCCGAGCAACACCTTTCCGAACTTCGTGAGGATAAGATGACCACGACCGAAGATGCCGAATGGGGCCCGTTTGGAAGGCCAATATTCGACAATCCGCAAGCACGGGCGCTATCCCGCGTGGGTGTTCTCGACGTTGGTTCGAACTCGGTCAGACTGGTCGTTTTCGATGGCGCGGCACGATCTCCCGCCTATTTCTATAACGAAAAAATCATGTGCGCCCTCGGTGCGGGATTATCAGAAACCGGCAAGTTGAACCCTGAAGGTAAAGAGCGTGCGATCTCGGCCATCCGTCGGTTTGCCGCTCTCGCGCGCGGGATGGGCATTCTGCCGCTAACTGCCGTGGCAACAGCGGCCGTCCGCGAAGCCGATGATGGCGCTGAATTCCGAGCGCAGGTTGAGCGAGAAACAGGCGTCAGGCTTTGGGTCGTCGACGGGCAGGAAGAGGCGCGGCTGTCTGCACAAGGTGTACTCCTTGGCTGGCCCGGAAGTTATGGGCTCGTCTGCGATATTGGCGGATCATCCATGGAGCTTGCCAACCTTGCCGATGGCAATGTCGGGCACCGACTGACATCCCCATTGGGGCCGCTAAAGCTGAGAGACATTCCGGGTGGGAAGCGCGGCCTTAAAGATCACATCAAGCGTATCATCAAAGACCTTCACCAGCAGATGGACCACGAAACAGGCAAGCGGCTGTTTTTGGTCGGCGGGTCGTGGCGTGCGATCGCGCGGATCGACATGGAGCGGCGCGGCTACCCGCTCACCGTCCTGCATGAATACCGCATGACTGCCCGCGAAATATCGAAAACCGCAGATTACATCTGGTCCGCGAACCTCGAAGATCTACGCGGTCGCTGCGGCATAAGCAGCGAACGTATGGCGCTTGTGCCGATCGCCGTTCAAATACTCAAGCAACTCATCGCGCTCTTCAAGCCAAAGGATATTACTGTTTCGTCCTATGGAATTCGGGAAGGTATGCTTTACGAGCAAATGCCGCCCGATCTGCGGGAACGTGACCCACTGATTGAAGCATGTCGCTTTGCCGAGTCGAAGGATGCCCGCCTCCCCGGTTTTGGCAAAGTCCTCTATGACTTTGTGATCCCGCTATTCCCAAATGCCGACTGGCAGCAAAAGCGGGTGATAAAAGCTGCATGCCTGCTACATGACGTGAGCTGGCGCGCGCATCCCGATTACAGGGAGGAAGTCGCTTTTGACAACGCGACCCGCGCAAACCTCGGCGGCCTCAAGCATGCGGAGCGCGTGTTTCTCGGTCTTTCTCTCATGCATCGTTACACAAACAAATTGAAGAGCACCCGCTTTGATCATTTGCTGGATATGATCTCGAAAGAAAGCCAGAAAGACGCCGAAGTACTGGGAAAGGCGATGCGGCTCGGCGCTATGCTTTGGCTCCAATCGGACGATCTACCCGCGAAAATACGCTGGAAGCCCCGCAAACGACACCTGAAACTCACGCTTTCTTCGGACGCCGAACCCCTATTTGGTGAAGTTGCGCAGTCACGGTTTGACGCGCTGGCCGTCGCCTTGGACGCCACCGGGGAAACCGTCATCAGCGAAGCACTCTAG
- a CDS encoding ABC transporter permease — translation MSKGSTRPFAKFEFMIAWRYIRARRAEGGVSVMTWISLIGVSLAVFALIATLAVRSGFRAEFVDTILGANAHVTLYQTIEVDEAGRTSRAISDYSDRAQAVLQVEGVTRAAPLVRGQVMGNFQNSNIGVEVYGINPDDFFTIPRIGRGSDGLGDIGSFSQGIAIGTGVARELGVGVGDRIKLISPNGVRTAFGTSPRVSAYDVVYVFSAGRWDIDRTRVYLPLSEAQQFFNRGDVADELEVMVDDPEAIDGMIPDLMAAMGPRALVWTWRDSAGAFLRALSVEDNVMFILLSILVLIASMNIISGLIMLVKNKGRDIGILRTMGLTEGAVMRVFFICGASIGTVGTIVGVVLGCLFAIYVDPVFAFINYATGGGVWDPSIRGIYELPAELRLSDVLSAVALSLGLSWGVTLFPARRAARMNPVEALRYE, via the coding sequence ATGTCCAAAGGTTCGACAAGACCGTTCGCCAAATTCGAATTCATGATCGCTTGGCGTTACATCCGTGCGCGGCGGGCCGAGGGTGGCGTCTCGGTGATGACATGGATCAGCCTGATCGGCGTGTCACTGGCGGTGTTTGCGCTGATTGCAACGCTTGCCGTGCGCTCGGGCTTTCGGGCGGAGTTCGTTGATACGATCCTTGGCGCGAACGCTCATGTGACGCTTTACCAGACCATCGAAGTGGACGAGGCCGGGCGGACAAGTCGCGCTATTTCTGACTATTCAGATCGCGCGCAGGCTGTGCTTCAGGTCGAAGGTGTGACGCGCGCAGCGCCGCTGGTGCGTGGTCAGGTGATGGGAAACTTTCAAAATTCGAACATTGGCGTCGAGGTTTATGGCATAAACCCCGATGATTTTTTCACTATTCCAAGAATTGGGCGTGGATCTGACGGCTTGGGCGATATTGGCTCCTTCTCACAAGGGATTGCGATCGGAACTGGCGTCGCGCGTGAATTGGGGGTCGGCGTCGGTGATCGGATTAAGCTGATTTCTCCGAACGGGGTGCGCACGGCCTTTGGCACATCGCCTCGCGTGAGCGCCTATGATGTGGTTTATGTATTCTCCGCAGGGCGTTGGGATATCGACCGCACGCGCGTGTATCTACCGCTCTCCGAAGCGCAGCAGTTTTTCAATCGCGGCGATGTGGCGGATGAGTTGGAGGTCATGGTCGACGACCCCGAGGCGATTGACGGGATGATACCCGATCTGATGGCGGCGATGGGGCCGCGCGCGCTTGTGTGGACGTGGCGCGATAGTGCGGGTGCGTTTCTCCGCGCCTTGAGCGTTGAAGATAACGTAATGTTCATATTGCTCTCGATCCTCGTGTTGATCGCGTCGATGAATATTATTTCCGGCCTGATCATGCTGGTAAAAAACAAAGGGCGGGATATTGGCATTTTGCGGACGATGGGGCTGACCGAAGGGGCGGTGATGCGGGTGTTCTTCATTTGTGGAGCCAGCATCGGAACGGTCGGAACGATTGTCGGCGTGGTTTTGGGCTGTCTCTTTGCAATCTATGTCGATCCGGTTTTCGCATTTATTAATTATGCGACCGGTGGTGGGGTGTGGGACCCATCGATCCGGGGAATTTACGAACTGCCCGCGGAATTGAGGCTGTCAGATGTGCTATCCGCTGTTGCCCTTTCGCTGGGGCTTTCTTGGGGGGTGACGCTGTTTCCGGCGCGGCGGGCGGCGCGGATGAACCCGGTGGAGGCGCTGCGCTATGAGTGA
- the proS gene encoding proline--tRNA ligase encodes MRLSRYFLPVLKENPAEAQIVSHRYMLRAGMIKQASAGIYSWLPMGFKVLRKLEQIVHEEQIRAGHIPMLMPTLQSADLWRESGRYDDYGQEMLRIKDRHDRDMLYGPTNEELITDIFRSHVGSYKDLPLTLYHIQWKFRDEVRPRFGVMRGREFYMKDGYNFDLTKEDALHAYNRHLVSYLRTYERMGLQAIPMRADGGPIGGDYTHEFLVLAETGESEVFYDSEITDLKFGDREIDYDSVDACQAVLEEFTSRYARTDETHDEALFSQIPEERRRSARGIEVGQIFYFGTKYSAPMGAVVVNEKGERVPVHMGSHGIGVSRLVGAIIEASHDDKGIIWPEGVTPFHCGIVNLKQGDDEADAACEAIYASLTALGLEPLYDDRNERAGGKFASMDLIGLPWRITVGPRGLKNGVVELTSRRTGESEELPPEQAIARIAQIYGKAQA; translated from the coding sequence ATGCGCCTGAGCCGCTATTTCCTTCCTGTTCTTAAGGAAAACCCTGCCGAAGCCCAGATTGTGAGCCACCGCTACATGCTGCGTGCGGGGATGATAAAGCAGGCCAGTGCTGGCATTTATTCTTGGCTTCCAATGGGGTTCAAAGTTCTGCGGAAACTTGAGCAGATTGTGCATGAGGAACAAATCCGCGCAGGGCATATCCCGATGTTGATGCCCACTTTGCAGTCAGCGGATTTGTGGCGTGAGAGTGGCCGTTATGACGATTACGGTCAGGAAATGCTGCGGATCAAGGACCGTCATGATCGCGATATGCTCTATGGTCCGACCAATGAGGAACTGATCACGGACATTTTCCGTAGTCATGTGGGCAGCTACAAAGATCTGCCGCTGACGCTTTACCACATCCAGTGGAAATTCCGCGACGAAGTGCGCCCGCGCTTTGGCGTGATGCGTGGCCGTGAGTTCTACATGAAGGATGGCTACAATTTCGACCTGACGAAAGAGGACGCGCTGCATGCTTATAATCGCCATCTGGTAAGCTACCTGCGCACCTATGAGCGAATGGGCTTGCAGGCCATTCCGATGCGCGCTGACGGCGGACCGATTGGTGGTGATTACACCCACGAGTTTCTCGTTCTCGCGGAAACTGGCGAGTCGGAAGTTTTTTATGACAGCGAGATCACGGATCTCAAATTTGGTGATCGTGAAATCGATTACGACTCGGTTGATGCCTGTCAGGCCGTGCTGGAGGAGTTTACAAGCCGCTACGCACGCACCGACGAAACCCATGACGAAGCCCTGTTCAGCCAAATCCCTGAGGAGCGCCGTCGTTCGGCGCGTGGTATCGAGGTTGGACAAATCTTCTACTTCGGCACCAAGTATTCGGCGCCGATGGGCGCGGTTGTCGTGAATGAAAAGGGTGAGCGCGTGCCGGTTCATATGGGCAGCCACGGGATCGGTGTGAGCCGATTGGTTGGTGCGATCATCGAGGCAAGCCATGATGACAAAGGGATCATCTGGCCTGAGGGCGTGACGCCGTTCCACTGCGGGATCGTCAACCTCAAGCAAGGTGATGATGAAGCTGATGCCGCTTGTGAAGCAATCTATGCGTCGCTCACTGCGCTTGGGCTTGAGCCACTTTATGACGACCGCAACGAGCGTGCGGGTGGGAAGTTTGCCTCGATGGACCTTATTGGTTTGCCGTGGCGGATCACCGTTGGGCCGCGCGGATTGAAGAACGGGGTTGTAGAACTCACCAGCCGCCGCACGGGCGAAAGCGAGGAGCTGCCGCCGGAACAGGCGATTGCGCGGATTGCCCAGATCTACGGGAAGGCGCAGGCCTGA
- a CDS encoding ABC transporter ATP-binding protein: MSEPVLSLQGVTKSYNRGKPNEVNVLRGVDLTASAGEMIALVAPSGAGKSTLLHIAGLLDVPDSGTVGLAGQDMTARSDRLRTAARRSEVGFIYQFHHLLPEFSALENVVLPQLADGVPQKVAKARAWALLESVGVAERAAHRPAALSGGEQQRVAFCRALANEPKLLLADEPTGNLDPETSERVFEALISLVRDTGLSAVIATHNMELAARMDRVVRLENGRVIEK; this comes from the coding sequence ATGAGTGAGCCGGTTCTGTCGCTGCAAGGGGTCACGAAATCCTACAACCGTGGAAAGCCGAATGAGGTCAATGTCTTGCGGGGTGTGGATTTGACCGCCTCCGCGGGTGAGATGATCGCGCTCGTGGCGCCTTCGGGGGCGGGTAAATCGACCCTTTTGCATATCGCGGGTTTGCTGGATGTACCGGACAGCGGGACGGTCGGCCTGGCGGGGCAGGATATGACCGCACGGAGTGACCGGCTGCGGACAGCGGCGCGGCGCTCGGAGGTGGGGTTCATCTATCAGTTCCACCATTTGCTTCCCGAATTTTCGGCCTTAGAAAACGTCGTTTTGCCGCAACTGGCCGATGGTGTCCCGCAGAAGGTGGCCAAGGCGCGGGCTTGGGCACTTCTGGAGTCTGTCGGTGTTGCCGAACGGGCGGCGCACAGGCCAGCCGCGCTTTCGGGAGGGGAGCAGCAGCGGGTCGCGTTTTGTCGTGCGTTGGCGAATGAACCGAAGCTTCTATTGGCGGATGAGCCAACCGGCAACCTCGATCCGGAAACGTCGGAGCGCGTGTTCGAAGCGCTCATTTCGTTGGTGCGGGACACCGGCCTTTCGGCCGTGATCGCGACGCATAACATGGAACTGGCCGCGCGAATGGATCGAGTTGTACGGTTGGAAAACGGGAGGGTCATTGAAAAATGA